One Saimiri boliviensis isolate mSaiBol1 chromosome 5, mSaiBol1.pri, whole genome shotgun sequence genomic window carries:
- the CYTIP gene encoding cytohesin-interacting protein isoform X3 gives MFTLICKIQEDSPAHCAGLQAGDVLANINGVSTEGFTHKQVVDLIRSSENLLTIETLNGTMILKRTELEAKLQVLKQTLKQKWVEYRSLQLQEHRLLHGDAANCPSLESMDLDESSLFGPLPGPGPAFVDRNRLSSESSCKSWLSSMTMDSEDGYQMCVSEDCSRGAFSRQTSTDDECFIPKEGDDFLRRSSSRKTRSISNTSSGSMSPLWEGNFSSMFGTLPRKNRKGSVRKQLLKFIPGLHRAVEEEESRF, from the exons ATGTTCACTTTGATATGCAAAATACAGGAGGACAGCCCAGCTCACTGTGCTGGCCTGCAAGCTG GTGATGTCCTTGCAAACATCAATGGTGTGAGCACAGAAGGTTTTACCCACAAGCAAGTCGTTGACCTGATCAGATCGTCTGAAAACCTGCTAAC gaTAGAGACTCTTAATGGAACAATGATTCTCAAAAGAACGGAGCTTGAAGCAAAGCTGCAGGTTTTAAAG CAAACCTTGAAACAAAAATGGGTGGAGTACAGATCTCTGCAGTTACAGGAACATCGTCTGCTTCATG GTGATGCAGCTAACTGCCCAAGTTTGGAAAGCATGGACTTAGATGAATCGTCTTTGTTTGGACCCCTGCCTGGGCCAGGACCAGCCTTTGTGGACCGGAATCGATTATCCAGTGAGAGCAGCTGTAAGAGCTGGCTAAGCTCCATGACGATGGACAGTGAAGATGGCTACCAGATGTGTGTGTCTGAGGACTGCAGCAGGGGTGCCTTCAGTCGGCAGACAAGCACAGATGATGAGTGCTTTATCCCCAAGGAAGGGGATGATTTTCTGAGGAGGTCATCTTCAAGGAAGACCCGAAGCATCAGTAACACCAGCAGCGGATCCATGTCTCCCTTGTGGGAGGGCAACTTCTCAAGCATGTTTGGGACCCTGCCCCGGAAGAACAGAAAAGGAAGTGTCCGAAAGCAACTCTTGAAATTTATCCCTGGCCTTCATCGTGctgtggaagaggaagaaagtcGCTTTTGA